One Misgurnus anguillicaudatus chromosome 19, ASM2758022v2, whole genome shotgun sequence genomic region harbors:
- the bptf gene encoding nucleosome-remodeling factor subunit BPTF isoform X13, with protein MRGRRGRPPKTPLMQEPSSGPVRGLRPRRTLKPKVRGSSDEEFVSPKRGSHHHTTRGRRKARTAGTRGRGRGRGSGRGRGRRSATSGVVYDDHESDEDDDDAVSLRSELDEYIEEHLSDEEEDEEEAINDESDYLEELEGEDEDDASYCTESSHGSAAGRKRPRPRRPPSPILEQKEIPLLELPVSSEDLLIPNEQLLNASAIYEVLRSFSTVLRLSPFRFEDFCAALVGQEQCTLMAETHISLLKAILREEDTSNTTFGPADLKDSVNSTLYFIDGMTWPEVVRAYCESDPEYHHVLPDLEGEEYPFSPLESKVKVLQFLVDQFLTTNLAREELMSEGVIQYDDHCRVCHRLGDLLCCETCSAVYHLECVKPPLEEVPEDEWQCEICVAHKVPGVTDCLTEFQKSRPYIRQEPIGYDRHQRKYWFLNRRIIVEEDGDNENKKTWYYSTKVQLGELLEVLDKQYWENDLCSVMEEMREEVHSHMDITEELTNKARGNTKAYLTVANDVILDRLKTKQEAELEEVKRRAAEEAEKARQEADLGSGEPGGSDTGTPANGSCSKQDSSNGNSTNEQTSANVAAVPADEESGTGVPETLTTSKTDSQSPTGNAVTWSSAKEEKESTDGVKELAGKSSESVEGNSVLVTEPPSTADDNSCSSNFSISDCLRAPEEPDLADRSSQSSLNSQEDAGDNKANGDGVKTGASRMVTRLRNPDSKLSQRKVMQDKDGSSQDGYKALKESSPLSSFGSKRDFNKQGIYGGFFKLGHEGKFRVYHNQYSTNTLALNKHQHREDHDKRRHLSHKFCMTTAAEFKWNGSLYGSKSLTLSTLRLTIIQLENNVPAPFLHPNWASHRTNWIKAVQMCSKAREFALALAILECAIKPVVMLPMWKDSLGHTRLHRMTSVEREEKEKVKKREKKLEDEETMQQATWVKYTFPIKHQVWKQKGEEYRVTGYGGWSWVSKTHVHRFLPKLPGNTNPNYRKELEAAKMGVDNQAAFSKTLKTSAKTEENSALNEAEKDSVQDTSLNSTDEKPPVEKEVVLQDKVGDVKENEITEEKNNVSDEQNENQEIEGKQDEKNASVEKMDTSAPTDANDDKADITNASSNDSPFKGESFESEVTKDSSPSDPQNSLFSDVVNVSDGFLQRTAYKKKVKASKLDGLLERRVKQFTLEEKERLEKLRETVSKPLTEKEEKTFGAQDQKVKLEESIPETPKTSKTDALAGPAIHGKDPVVKKLYFNQDEEQSGTNTSGQNNNLDVRLSDSAPKDCQKSAEPEPKTASRVAMSELNGNSLSLDTSLNLNAKPDKMFLEGVCATPESTETVSENNENNLDVKKTTPPQVNGKDGLVDSQCENLTENINTKELTSSLSEEIKAISPKEPVKSLTNGDATQECLKEWTNSSIPQVKSDELTNSDVDYQPPQKVSKLENVSQETVDTSVSSSVPEPSSAASEPNVKPEVPSLNSKVEPMQVEEVKPLVSSPVQSAEESSLSSDITENSSSLGEMTTVITQFTTTTTTVSTESCTVMSSGLASNNGISTSLPTDSKLESSSTVSTLSTTSTTTVTKVTNSSEEALVTKESKTVVTETRTGTKTGPCGSSVTSMTVSQAYSTKDRVQLLKFSRTKKARSGTALPSYRKFVTKSSKKSIFVLPNDELKKLARRGGIREVPIFNYNAKPAVDIWPYPSPRPTFGITWRYRLQTVRSLAGVSLMLRLLWACLRWDDMSVKPSPAVGTTRTETSDTDITTTEIIKRRDVGPYGIRSEYCIRKIICPLGVPDTPKETPTPQRKGLRSSALRPKKPEPAKQTGPVVIETWVAEEDLELWEIRAFTERVEREKAQASDPTKKRLEQQRPGVTSNTSTITSTTNTPGTTNQKVVVETASGQATPVPKMVMATKLGSPVTFQQNKNFQQSFASWVNKQGQPGTAGLVQVQQKVVGIIPSSTTGTAQSFPSFQPRSGTINIRPNTTTTTQQVITTGTPLRPGMTVIRSPLQQPATIGKTIIRTPVMVQQGQGQQTVQTSSGVPAVSSPPRLPALSQPQTPQTPPAPRPQQGQVKLTLAQLTQLTQGAQHGGSQGLTVVIQGQGQTTGQLQVIPQGVTVIPGPGQQLMQAAMPNGQVQRFLFTPMPPVPVSTPAAPCTTPSLGTPVQAAPTTPAAPTQPAVQPAPQPQTQTPTSHSLMPPQIAPAVPTTAIPQPISAPQPRPPEQVQPQPQVLPQIAAKPPTPVPPAPIPQLRPTIAPAPQVTTLPVSPQVAQTTVTKVQPQIQLPPQLLSVPGLQQQVISHIQSQVAAQIQAQVQQVGTTAGIPQQIKLQLPIQIQQQSGGQVQTHQIQNLVTIQTTSVQEQLQRIQQLCEKQQQKKKQQEAKREQSQQNSSQSDLLQKQVAQKQNVAIEQLKQKKTMTPAEREENQRMIVCNQVMKFILDKIDKDERQAAKKRKREESVEQKRTKQNASKLSALLFKHKEQLKADILKKRALLDKELQLQVQEELRRDLIKLRREKERAQAAAAQAAAAAAAAASAHAHTGLSTYTPTVTSPSSTHKRKRDEERDAAAAAAAKSKRKKMISTTSKENKRDIKLYCVCKTPYDESKFYIGCDLCSNWYHGECVGITEKEAKKMDDYICADCKRAQEGSTEELYCICRTPYDESQFYIGCDRCQNWYHGRCVGILQSEATHIDEYVCPQCQSTEDAMTVLTPLTDKDYEGLKRILRSLQSHKMAWPFLEPVDPNDAPDYYGIIKEPMDLSTMEERIQKRFYSKLTEFVADMTKIFDNCRYYNPSDSPFYQCAEFLESFFVQKLKAFKASRSHNNKLQSSAS; from the exons ATGAGGGGGAGACGAGGCAGGCCGCCCAAAACCCCACTGATGCAGGAGCCCTCGTCGGGGCCGGTGCGCGGTCTAAGACCCCGTCGGACTTTGAAGCCGAAAGTGAGAGGGTCATCGGACGAGGAGTTTGTCAGCCCGAAACGAGGAAGCCATCATCATACGACACGAGGCCGGAGGAAAGCGCGAACCGCGGGTACGAGAGGCAGGGGGAGAGGTAGGGGATCGGGCAGAGGCAGGGGACGGCGGAGCGCCACCAGCGGGGTGGTGTACGACGACCACGAAAGCGACGAAGATGACGACGATGCGGTCAGTTTGCGCTCAGAGTTGGACGAATACATTGAGGAGCATCTGTCGGACGAGGAGGAAGACGAGGAGGAGGCCATCAACGATGAGTCGGACTACCTGGAGGAGCTGGAGGGAGAGGATGAAGATGATGCGAGTTACTGCACGGAGAGCAGCCACGGCAGCGCTGCAG GTCGAAAACGGCCAAGACCAAGACGGCCACCTTCTCCTATTCTTGAACAAAAGGAGATCCCTTTGCTTGAGTTGCCCGTGTCCTCCGAGGATCTCCTCATTCCCAACGAGCAGCTCCTCAACGCGTCGGCCATTTACGAGGTCCTCCGCAGTTTCAGCACCGTCTTGCGCCTCTCTCCGTTCCGTTTCGAGGACTTCTGCGCTGCTCTGGTAGGTCAGGAGCAGTGCACGTTAATGGCGGAGACGCACATCTCCCTCCTGAAAGCTATCTTGCGAGAAGAGGACACGTCCAACACCACGTTCGGACCTGCGGACCTCAAGGACAGCGTGAACTCCACGCTGTACTTCATCGACGGCATGACCTGGCCGGAGGTAGTGCGCGCTTACTGCGAGAGCGACCCCGAATATCACCACGTGCTCCCGGACCTGGAGGGTGAAGAGTATCCGTTCAGCCCGTTGGAGAGTAAAGTCAAGGTCCTGCAGTTCCTAGTGGACCAATTCCTCACCACCAACCTCGCTCGTGAGGAGCTGATGTCCGAGGGTGTCATTCAGTACGACGACCATTGCCGGGTGTGCCACAGACTGGGCGATTTGCTGTGCTGCGAGACCTGCTCGGCGGTGTATCATCTGGAGTGCGTGAAGCCGCCTCTGGAGGAGGTGCCCGAGGACGAGTGGCAGTGTGAGATCTGCGTGGCGCACAAAGTGCCTGGCGTGACGGACTGTTTGACGGAGTTCCAGAAGAGCCGGCCGTACATCCGACAGGAGCCCATTGGTTATGACCGGCATCAGAGAAAATACTGGTTTCTGAACAGGAGGATTATTGT AGAGGAGGATGGcgataatgaaaataaaaagacCTGGTACTATAGCACTAAAGTTCAGCTAGGTGAACTGTTGGAGGTTCTGGATAAGCAGTACTGGGAGAATGACCTTTGCTCTGTGATGGAGGAGATGAGAGAAGAGGTCCATTCTCACATGGACATTACAGAGGAGCTCACTAACAAGGCTCGTGGGAATACCAAGGCGTACCTCACTGTTGCCAATG ATGTGATACTTGACCGCCTGAAGACCAAGCAGGAGGCGGAGCTTGAGGAAGTGAAACGAAGGGCGGCAGAGGAGGCTGAGAAGGCCAGACAGGAAGCAGATTTGGGTTCTGGTGAACCAGGAGGGAGCGACACTGGGACTCCTGCAAATGGATCGTGTTCAAAACAAGATTCCAGTAATGGAAACTCGACGAATGAGCAGACGTCTGCAAACG TTGCAGCTGTCCCGGCTGATGAAGAGAGTGGGACCGGTGTTCCTGAGACGCTCACAACGTCTAAAACCGACTCCCAGAGTCCCACAGGGAATGCCGTGACTTGGTCTTCCGCCAAGGAGGAGAAGGAAAGTACAGACGGGGTAAAAGAGTTGGCAG GTAAAAGCTCAGAGTCGGTTGAAGGGAATTCTGTACTGGTAACTGAACCTCCATCCACGGCGGATGACAACAGCTGCAGCAGTAATTTCTCCATCTCCGATTGCCTGCGAGCTCCAGAAGAACCTGACCTGGCGGATCGGTCTTCACAGTCTTCCTTAAACAGCCAGGAAGATGCAG GTGATAATAAAGCGAATGGAGATGGCGTTAAGACAGGAGCTTCGCGCATGGTTACACGACTCCGCAATCCTGATAGCAAGCTGAGCCAACGCAAGGTCATGCAAGACAAAGATGGCAGCTCTCAGGATGGATATAAAGCACTTAAGGAG TCTTCACCGCTATCATCCTTTGGCTCGAAGAGAGATTTCAACAAGCAGGGCATCTACGGTGGCTTTTTCAAGCTTGGCCATGAGGGAAAATTTCGCGTCTACCACAACCAGTACAGCACTAACACGCTGGCGCTGAACAAACACCAACATCGCGAGGACCACGACAAACGCAGACATCTCTCCCACAAGTTCTGCATGACCACTGCTGCTGAATTCAAGTGGAACGGTTcgttgtatgggtcaaaatcgCTGACTTTGTCTACACTGAGGTTAACCATCATCCAGctggaaaacaatgtccctgcGCCATTCCTACATCCAAACTGGGCCTCACACAG GACCAACTGGATAAAAGCTGTTCAGATGTGCAGCAAGGCAAGAGAATTCGCTTTAGCTTTGGCCATTCTAGAATGTGCTATTAAACCAGTGGTCATGCTGCCGATGTGGAAGGATTCCCTGGGTCACACAAG GCTGCATCGTATGACCTCTGTGGAGCGGGAAGAGAAGGAGAAGGTGAAAAAGAGGGAGAAAAAACTGGAGGATGAAGAGACTATGCAGCAGGCCACGTGGGTGAAGTACACGTTTCCCATCAAACACCAG GTGTGGAAGCAGAAGGGTGAGGAGTACAGGGTGACCGGGTATGGAGGCTGGAGCTGGGTCAGTAAAACACACGTTCATCGTTTTCTCCCAAAACTACCTGGAAACACCAATCCCAACTACCGAAAAGAACTTGAGG CAGCTAAAATGGGAGTGGACAATCAGGCAGCTTTCTCAAAAACGCTAAAAACTTCAGCAAAAACAGAGGAAAACTCTGCTTTAAATGAGGCTGAAAAGGACAGTGTTCAAGACACATCGTTGAATTCTACTGATGAAAAGCCACCAGTGGAAAAAGAAGTTGTGTTACAAGACAAAGTTGGAGATGTAAAGGAGAATGAAATCACAGAGGAAAAGAACAATGTAAGTGATGAACAAAACGAGAATCAAGAAATAGAAGGCAAGCAAGATGAGAAAAATGCATCTGTAGAAAAAATGGACACTAGCGCCCCGACTGATGCGAATGATGATAAAG CTGACATTACAAATGCTTCATCAAATGACTCACCATTCAAAGGGGAGTCTTTTGAAAGCGAAGTTACTAAAGATAGCTCTCCGAGTGATCCCCAGAATTCCCTCTTTTCTGATGTTGTAAATGTCAGTGATGGATTCCTGCAACGAACAGCATACAAAAAGAAAGTAAAGGCCTCAAAACTTGATGGCCTTTTAGAGAGGCGGGTCAAACAATTCACCTTGGAGGAGAAGGAGAGGTTAGAAAAACTAAGGGAGACTGTTTCTAAACCTTTGACAGAAAAGGAAGAAAAAACCTTTGGTGCACAAGACCAAAAGGTGAAGCTTGAAGAAAGTATCCCTGAAACTCCAAAAACTAGCAAGACAGATGCACTTGCAGGCCCAGCAATACATGGAAAAGACCCTGTTGTCAAAAAGCTTTATTTTAACCAAGATGAAGAGCAGTCGGGAACAAACACATCGGGACAGAACAATAACCTGGATGTCAGGTTAAGTGACTCGGCCCCTAAAGACTGTCAGAAATCGGCAGAACCAGAACCCAAAACAGCCAGTAGAGTAGCAATGTCCGAGCTCAATGGAAATTCTTTAAGTCTTGATACGAGCCTCAACTTGAACGCCAAGCCAGACAAAATGTTTTTAGAAGGTGTGTGTGCTACACCTGAAAGCACAGAAACTGTTAGTGAGAACAATGAGAATAATCTggatgtaaaaaaaactacgcCCCCACAGGTCAATGGCAAAGATGGCCTCGTTGACTCACAATGTGAGAACTTGACCGAAAACATTAACACAAAGGAGCTAACCAGTAGCCTTAGTGAGGAAATCAAAGCAATATCACCGAAGGAACCAGTGAAGTCGCTAACAAATGGTGATGCCACTCAGGAGTGTCTTAAAGAATGGACTAATAGCTCGATTCCTCAGGTGAAATCTGATGAACTTACTAACTCTGACGTGGACTATCAACCACCTCAGAAAGTGTCCAAGTTGGAAAACGTCAGCCAAGAAACTGTAGACACTTCTGTTAGCTCGTCTGTACCTGAACCTTCCTCAGCAGCTTCAGAGCCAAACGTAAAACCTGAGGTGCCTAGTCTTAATTCAAAGGTGGAGCCGATGCAAGTTGAGGAAGTAAAACCTCTAGTTTCCTCCCCAGTGCAGTCAGCAGAAGAGTCCAGCTTAAGCAGCGACATCACTGAAAACAGCAGCAGCCTTGGTGAGATGACAACAGTCATTACTCAATTCACCACAACTACGACTACAGTATCCACAGAGTCCTGCACAGTGATGTCCTCGGGTCTTGCTTCCAATAACGGGATCAGTACGTCTCTACCAACAGATTCTAAATTGGAGTCTAGTAGCACTGTTTCGACACTCTCCACGACAAGTACAACTACTGTCACCAAAGTTACAAACTCATCCGAGGAAGCTCTAGTAACAAAAGAGTCCAAGACTGTTGTCACAGAAACTCGAACTGGTACCAAAACAGGTCCTTGCgggtcctctgtgacctctatGACAGTGAGTCAAGCATATTCCACCAAGGACAGGGTACAGCTGTTAAAGTTCTCCCGAACCAAGAAAGCGCGGTCTGGGACGGCCTTGCCCTCGTACCGCAAGTTTGTAACCAAGAGCAGCAAGAAGAGTATCTTTGTGCTTCCCAATGATGAGTTAAAGAAGCTTGCGAGGCGCGGTGGCATTCGTGAAGTTCCTATCTTTAACTACAATGCCAAGCCAGCCGTAGACATCTGGCCCTACCCATCTCCTCGACCAACATTTGGGATCACGTGGAG ATATCGACTCCAGACTGTGAGGTCTTTGGCTGGAGTGAGCTTAATGCTACGACTGCTCTGGGCCTGCCTCAGATGGGATGATATGTCTGTGAAGCCCTCACCCGCTGTAGGGACAACACGAACAG AAACATCTGACACAGATATCACCACCACGGAGATCATTAAGCGGAGAGATGTTGGGCCTTATGGCATTCGTTCAGAGTATTGCATCAGAAAGATTATCTGTCCCCTTGGGGTTCCTGACACCCCCAAAG AAACTCCCACGCCCCAAAGAAAGGGGCTACGGTCAAGTGCCCTGAGACCAAAAAAGCCAGAACCAGCTAAGCAGACAGGGCCTGTTGTGATCGAAACTTGGGTGGCTGAGGAAGATCTGGAGCTATGGGAGATAAGAGCCTTTACTGAAAG ggtTGAGAGGGAGAAGGCACAAGCGTCTGACCCGACTAAG AAACGGTTGGAGCAGCAGAGACCTGGTGTCACCAGCAACACATCCACCATAACCAGCACAACTAATACACCTGGAACCACTAATCAGAAAGTGGTGGTGGAAACCGCTAGCGGTCAGGCAACTCCAGTGCCAAAAATGGTAATGGCCACCAAGCTGGGTTCTCCAGTGACATTCCAGCAAAACAAGAACTTCCAGCAGTCCTTTGCTTCCTGGGTCAACAAGCAAGGACAACCAGGTACTGCAG GTTTGGTGCAAGTACAGCAGAAAGTGGTGGGCATCATTCCATCCAGCACAACAGGCACCGCTCAATCCTTCCCTTCATTCCAGCCCCGTAGTGGCACCATCAACATCAGACCCAACACAACCACCACCACTCAGCAG GTCATAACAACAGGGACACCTCTCAGACCAGGAATGACAGTGATTCGTTCTCCCCTACAACAGCCTGCGACTATTGGGAAGACCATCATTCGCACACCAGTGATGGTTCAACAAG GTCAGGGGCAACAAACCGTTCAGACCAGTTCAGGAGTTCCAGCAGTGAGCAGTCCACCCCGCCTCCCTGCACTAAGCCAACCCCAGACTCCGCAAACACCCCCTGCGCCCCGACCACAGCAGGGTCAGGTCAAACTCACCCTGGCTCAACTGACGCAGCTCACCCAGGGGGCTCAG CATGGAGGGAGCCAGGGCTTGACGGTTGTGATTCAAGGACAAGGTCAAACCACAGGCCAGCTGCAGGTCATACCTCAGGGCGTAACGGTCATTCCGGGTCCAGGTCAGCAGCTCATGCAGGCTGCCATGCCCAACGGCCAAGTCCAACGCTTCCTGTTCACTCCTATGCCCCCAGTACCAGTGTCTACACCTGCCGCCCCCTGTACGACACCCTCGTTGGGCACCCCGGTCCAAGCTGCCCCCACCACTCCTGCTGCACCCACGCAACCAG CAGTTCAGCCCGCTCCACAACCCCAAACACAAACTCCAACATCCCATTCACTCATGCCACCACAAATAGCCCCCGCTGTCCCGACCACCGCCATTCCCCAACCGATCTCTGCCCCGCAGCCTCGCCCTCCAGAGCAGGTCCAACCTCAGCCACAAGTCCTGCCCCAAATCGCAGCCAAGCCCCCCACACCCGTACCCCCCGCGCCAATACCGCAGCTGAGACCCACCATCGCCCCAGCTCCGCAGGTCACAACACTCCCCGTATCCCCGCAAGTGGCTCAGACCACAGTAACCAAAGTCCAGCCCCAGATTCAGCTCCCCCCACAGCTCCTCAGCGTTCCCGGGCTTCAGCAGCAGGTCATCTCTCACATCCAGAGTCAGGTAGCAGCTCAGATTCAAGCTCAGGTCCAGCAGGTCGGGACCACGGCAGGAATTCCCCAGCAGATCAAACTGCAACTGCCTATTCAGATCCAGCAGCAGAGCGGAGGGCAGGTCCAGACTCACCAGATCCAGAACCTGGTGACGATCCAGACGACCAGCGTGCAGGAACAGCTCCAGCGAATCCAGCAGCTCTGCGAAAAACAACAgcagaagaagaaacagcaggaGGCTAAGCGAGAGCAAAGTCAGCAGAACTCGAGTCAAAGTGACCTGCTGCAGAAACAG GTGGCTCAGAAGCAGAATGTAGCCATAGAGCAGTTGAAGCAGAAGAAAACCATGACTCCTGCTGAGAGAGAGGAGAACCAGAG GATGATCGTCTGTAACCAAGTGATGAAGTTCATCCTGGATAAAATTGATAAGGACGAGAGGCAGGCGGCTAAAAAGAGGAAACGAGAGGAGTCGGTGGAGCAGAAGCGCACCAAGCAGAACGCCAGCAAGCTGTCGGCTCTGCTCTTCAAACACAAGGAGCAGCTGAAGGCCGACATCCTGAAGAAGAGAGCACTGCTAGATAAAGAGCTCCAGCTGCAGGTGCAG GAGGAGTTGAGGAGAGATCTCATTAAACTGAGGAGGGAGAAGGAGAGAGCGCAGGCCGCAGCGGCACAAGCAGCCGCAGCTGCCGCGGCAGCCGCCTCTGCCCACGCTCACACCGGCCTCTCCACGTACACGCCGACGGTTACCTCCCCCTCCTCCACACACAAACGCAAGCGGGATGAGGAAAGAGACGCGGCGGCGGCCGCTGCCGCCAAGTCCAAACGGAAGAAAATGATCTCCACTACCTCAAAGGAGAACAAGAGGGACATCAAGTTATACTGCGTCTGCAAAACGCCCTATGATGAGTCCAA GTTCTACATCGGATGTGACCTGTGCTCTAACTGGTACCATGGGGAGTGTGTGGGTATCACAGAGAAAGAAGCCAAGAAGATGGATGACTACATCTGCGCAGATTGTAAACGGGCACAGGAAGGCAGCACGGAGGAGCTCTACTGCATCTGCAGGACTCCATACGACGAATCACA gttctACATTGGTTGCGACCGTTGTCAGAACTGGTACCATGGTCGCTGTGTGGGCATCTTGCAGAGTGAAGCCACACACATCGATGAGTATGTGTGCCCGCAGTGCCAGTCTACAGAGGACGCCATGACGGTACTGACGCCGCTCACAGATAAAGACTACGAGGGTTTGAAGCGAATCCTGCGCTCCTTACAG TCCCATAAAATGGCATGGCCATTCCTGGAACCAGTGGATCCGAATGACGCTCCGGATTATTATGGGATCATCAAGGAACCGATGG ACCTGTCAACAATGGAGGAGAGGATACAGAAGCGCTTTTACAGCAAACTCACAGAGTTTGTAGCGGACATGACCAAAATCTTCGACAACTGCCGCTACTACAACCCCAGCGACTCGCCCTTTTACCAGTGTGCAGAGTTCCTGGAGTCCTTCTTTGTACAGAAACTAAAAGCTTTTAAAGCAAGCAG GTCTCATAACAACAAACTTCAGTCGTCAGCCTCATAG